The genomic DNA GTGACTGCTGCGGATAAACTGCAATACTATCTCCTGAATGGACTCCAGCTCGCTCTATATGCTCCATTATACCTGGAATTAAAACATTCTCTCCATCAGAAATGGCATCTACCTCTATCTCTTTACCGATTATATATTTATCTATTAAAATTGGATGCTCTGAAGAAGCTTTAACTGCATTCTCCATATATTCTAATAACTCTTCTTTTTTATAAACGACCTCCATAGCTCTACCACCTAGTACATAAGAAGGTCTTACTAAAACTGGATAACCGATTTCATCAGCCACTTCCTTAGCTTCATCAACCGAAAATACCGTGCTTCCTGTCGGTGTCGGAATATCTAACTTAGTCAATAGATTCATGAATTTATCTCTATCTTCAGCAATATCTATAGCTTTAACCGATGTTCCTAAAATCTCTACCCCAGCATCAGCCAATGGTTCTGCTAAATTTACTGCTGTTTGTCCTCCAAACTGAACTACTACTCCTTCTGGCTCTTCATGCTCAATTATATTTAATACATCTTCCTTAGTCAGCGGTTCAAAATATAATCTATCAGAAGTATCAAAATCAGTACTAACTGTTTCTGGATTATTATTAACAATGATCGATTCATATCCTTCTTCCCGGAGAGTCCAAGCAGAATGAACACTACAGTAATCAAACTCTATTCCTTGACCGATACGAATTGGTCCAGAACCGATTACCATTGCTTTCTTTTTTGGTGTTACCACTGATTCATTTTCCCGTTCATAAGAAGAATAGTAATAAGGTGTCTCTGCCTCAAACTCAGCAGCACAAGTATCTACCATCTTATATACCGGTTCTACTTCTTCTTCTTCTCTAAGGCTTCTAATCTCATCTTCATTTCTCTCTCTTAAGACTGCAATATCCTTATCAGAAAATCCTAACTTCTTAGCCTCCTGTAAAAGTTCAGAAGTCAACTCATCAGCCTCTTTAATCTTCTTTTCATAATCAATGATATTCTGCATCTTCCATAAGAAAAATTCATCTACTTCAGTAATATCGTGAATCCTATCAATCGACCAACCTCTTCTTAATGCCTCAGCTATAACAAAAAGTCGTTCATCATCAGCATCTACTAAATAATCTTCAATCTCTTCAGTTGACCATTCTTCACTCCCTGGTAGTCGTAAACTGTAAGCGCCAATCTCTAAGGAACGTACTGCCTTTAATAATGAAGCTTCAAAGAGTCTGTCTATAGCCATTACCTCTCCAGTAGCCTTCATCTGAGTACCTAATTCACGGTCAGCATAGTGAAATTTATCAAAAGGCCACCGTGGAATCTTAAAGACAATATAATCTAAAGCCGGTTCAAAACAAGCGTATGTCTTCTTAGTAATTGCATTCTTTATTTCGGCCAGAGTCATCCCCATGGCAATCTTAGTAGCTACCTTAGCAATTGGATATCCTGTCGCTTTTGAAGCTAAAGCACTGGAACGACTTACTCGTGGATTCACCTCAATAATGTAATATTGAAAACTATCTGGATTTAGAGCAAACTGCACATTACAACCACCTTCAATCCCTAATTCTCTAATTATCTTTAAGGATGAAGTTCTCAACATCTGATATTCCTTATCAGAAAGCGTCTGACTAGGAGCTACTACTATACTATCTCCAGTATGAATCCCTACTGGATCAAAATTCTCCATATTACAAACAGTAATACAATTATCAGCTCCATCTCTCATTACCTCATACTCTACTTCCTTCCAACCGGCAATACTCTTTTCAATCAATACTTGATCAATTAAGCTATGTTTTAATCCTCGGGAAACAACTTCATCTAACTCTGCTGGATTATCTGCAATTCCCCCACCAGTTCCACCTAAAGTATAAGCTGGTCTAACAATTATTGGGTAACCAATCCCTGCTGCTATCTCTTTAGCTTCCTCTAAATTAGCAGCAATCTTACTCTCTAAGACAGGCTCATCAATCTCTTTTAACATATCAATAAATTTATCTCTATCTTCCGCCTTCTGAATAGTCTCTAATGAAGTACCTAAAAACTCTATATCAAGTTCATCTAACAATCCTTTTTCAGCTAATTCCGAAGCAATATTTAATCCCGTCTGTCCTCCTAGAGTCGGTAATAAGCCATCTGGGTTCTCTTGTTTAATTATTTCAGCAACCACATCGACTGTTAACGGCTCTATATAAACCCTATCAGCAATATTTTGATCTGTCATAATTGTAGCAGGATTACTATTAACCAATATAACCTCTATCCCTTCATCCTTTAACGCTCGACAAGCTTGTGTTCCTGCATAATCAAACTCTGCTGCTTGCCCAATAATGATTGGACCTGAACCGATTACCATTACTCTATCTAAGTCTTTTCGCTTTGGCATTATTTGACCCCCTAATTATTTAATAGTTAGCTACTTTAAATAGTTTTAATCTTAACTTATCGCTTTGCATTCCTCTTCTTTAGCCATTAAATCAATAAATTCATCAAATAAATACTTTGAATCTTGTGGACCCGGTGAAGCTTCCGGATGGTATTGTACTGAAAACGCCGGTAAACTTCGATGACGAATCCCTTCTATAGTCCCATCATTTAAGTTTTTATGGGTAACCTCTGCTTTTTCTAGGTCTAATGACTCCTCTTTTATGGCAAATCCATGATTTTGTGGAGTAATGTAGACCTTCTCTGTCTTTAAATCTTGTACTGGATGATTAGCTCCTCGATGTCCAAACTTCAGCTTATAAGTGTCTGCTCCTAAAGCTATTCCTAAAATCTGATGTCCTAAACATATACCAAATATCGGCTTTTCATCAAGTAATTCCTTTACCGTCTCTACCGCATACGGTACATCCTGTGGATCACCTGGCCCATTCGATAACATAACCCCATCTGGATTAAAATTTAATATTTTCTTAGCAGACGTATCTGCTGGAACCACTATTACTTCACAACCTACCTCACTTAACGACCTAACAATATTCTTCTTAGCTCCAAAATCCATTAATACTACTCTATAACCATCCCCAATAAGTTCATAGCTCTCTTGGGTCGTTACTTCACTAACTAAATCTCGCCCAGAAAGTCCTGGAGCTGCTTTAGCTTTAGCAATTAACTCATCTTCTGAAGCTTGGTCAGTGGTAATAATTCCTCTCATAGTTCCGTGAATCCGTAATTTTTTAGTTAAAGCTCGCGTATCTATATCAGAAATTCCTACAATATTATTCTCCTTTAAATAATCATCTAACTTATTAAGTGACCTCCAATTACTAGGTTGAGCACAAAACTCTTTAACGATAAACCCATTAACATGTGGCTGAAAAGACTCTATATCATCTTCATTAATTCCATAATTCCCAATCAGAGGATAAGTCATCGTCACTATTTCACCTTTATATGAAGCATCAGTCAGAATTTCTTGATATCCAGTCATACTCGTATTAAAAACTATCTCTCCCCCAGTTTTATCAGTAGCTCCAAAACTCTTACCAACAAATATTGTGCCATCTTCTAATACTAATTTTGCTTCCATATATACATCCTCCTTTCACAGATTATCTACCAAGGTAACTTACCATACTCATCTAAAGTTTCATTAATATCATTTCGCATAGCTTTTACTGCTGCTTGTGAAGCCTCTTGATATTCCTCAGCCGAGAATTGCTCCTGCCATGGTTTCCGTTCATAAGCAAAGATAATTCCGCGGGCAGAATTAACAACAGCTCCATAACCATCTTCGTTAAAAGCTGGAATAACTTCTTTTGCACCAGCTCCCTGAGCTCCATAACCAGGTACCAAAAAGTATGATTCTTTCATT from Selenihalanaerobacter shriftii includes the following:
- the carB gene encoding carbamoyl-phosphate synthase large subunit — encoded protein: MPKRKDLDRVMVIGSGPIIIGQAAEFDYAGTQACRALKDEGIEVILVNSNPATIMTDQNIADRVYIEPLTVDVVAEIIKQENPDGLLPTLGGQTGLNIASELAEKGLLDELDIEFLGTSLETIQKAEDRDKFIDMLKEIDEPVLESKIAANLEEAKEIAAGIGYPIIVRPAYTLGGTGGGIADNPAELDEVVSRGLKHSLIDQVLIEKSIAGWKEVEYEVMRDGADNCITVCNMENFDPVGIHTGDSIVVAPSQTLSDKEYQMLRTSSLKIIRELGIEGGCNVQFALNPDSFQYYIIEVNPRVSRSSALASKATGYPIAKVATKIAMGMTLAEIKNAITKKTYACFEPALDYIVFKIPRWPFDKFHYADRELGTQMKATGEVMAIDRLFEASLLKAVRSLEIGAYSLRLPGSEEWSTEEIEDYLVDADDERLFVIAEALRRGWSIDRIHDITEVDEFFLWKMQNIIDYEKKIKEADELTSELLQEAKKLGFSDKDIAVLRERNEDEIRSLREEEEVEPVYKMVDTCAAEFEAETPYYYSSYERENESVVTPKKKAMVIGSGPIRIGQGIEFDYCSVHSAWTLREEGYESIIVNNNPETVSTDFDTSDRLYFEPLTKEDVLNIIEHEEPEGVVVQFGGQTAVNLAEPLADAGVEILGTSVKAIDIAEDRDKFMNLLTKLDIPTPTGSTVFSVDEAKEVADEIGYPVLVRPSYVLGGRAMEVVYKKEELLEYMENAVKASSEHPILIDKYIIGKEIEVDAISDGENVLIPGIMEHIERAGVHSGDSIAVYPQQSLSPQEKEKVIDYTIKLGKALNVKGLVNIQYVVYDGEVYVIEVNPRSSRTIPYLSKVTGVPMVQLATKAMLGSKLQDLGYESGLWPIPDHVAVKAPVFSFSKLQKVDTSLGPEMKSTGEVLGVDYDYAKALYKAFVAAGIDIPEDGNILATIADKDKDEVIPLVKRFAELGFNILATNGTAQALQEMGIKAEAINKISEGSPHVVDLIREDKIDLVVNTLTKGKKPERDGFKIRRNAVEHGIPCLTSLDTTKAILHVLEEMKLEGEEGFEHLALQDYMS
- the carA gene encoding glutamine-hydrolyzing carbamoyl-phosphate synthase small subunit; protein product: MEAKLVLEDGTIFVGKSFGATDKTGGEIVFNTSMTGYQEILTDASYKGEIVTMTYPLIGNYGINEDDIESFQPHVNGFIVKEFCAQPSNWRSLNKLDDYLKENNIVGISDIDTRALTKKLRIHGTMRGIITTDQASEDELIAKAKAAPGLSGRDLVSEVTTQESYELIGDGYRVVLMDFGAKKNIVRSLSEVGCEVIVVPADTSAKKILNFNPDGVMLSNGPGDPQDVPYAVETVKELLDEKPIFGICLGHQILGIALGADTYKLKFGHRGANHPVQDLKTEKVYITPQNHGFAIKEESLDLEKAEVTHKNLNDGTIEGIRHRSLPAFSVQYHPEASPGPQDSKYLFDEFIDLMAKEEECKAIS